A DNA window from Ipomoea triloba cultivar NCNSP0323 chromosome 10, ASM357664v1 contains the following coding sequences:
- the LOC116031668 gene encoding uncharacterized protein LOC116031668, with translation MDPCPFVRINIGNLALTFPAEAKPSSSASFYCKIRLTGRFSTQYSTVPVIQKADGVIESRIHACYNLKKAELERILERLSAKGKSCVLSVEVYAENNGVSCLKGGKRLGSVVVALDLKGLATSVSASRGFVFQSGWVSVPGSAAMLHLNVKAEPDPRFVFQFDGEPECSPQVFQVNGNVKQPVFSCKFSFRNCGDRALRSRSSFSESSTSRKCFSGSEGKEKAVKERKGWSITIHDLSGSPVAAASMVTPFVPSPGSDRVSRSNPGAWLILRPGDGTWKPWGRLEAWRECSAGDSIGFRFELIPDGATDTITLVKSSICLKNGGKFSIDIANGATPLTSPNSSFDFSLGSGSDLGSAPGSGSWACPFYGGFVMSSTVGGDGKCCKPEVEIGVQHVTCAEDAAAFVALSAAMDLSVDACRSFSQKLRKELRQSDQE, from the exons ATGGATCCGTGTCCTTTTGTGCGAATCAATATCGGAAACTTAGCACTGACGTTCCCGGCGGAGGCGAAACCCTCGTCGTCGGCTTCTTTTTACTGTAAGATCAGGCTGACCGGCAGGTTCTCCACGCAGTACTCGACGGTGCCGGTGATCCAAAAGGCCGATGGAGTGATCGAGAGTAGGATTCACGCCTGTTACAACTTGAAAAAGGCGGAGCTCGAGAGGATTCTGGAGCGGTTGAGCGCGAAAGGGAAATCGTGCGTTTTGAGCGTTGAGGTTTATGCCGAGAACAATGGCGTTTCGTGTTTGAAGGGCGGGAAGCGATTGGGGAGCGTGGTGGTGGCGCTGGATTTGAAGGGATTGGCAACTAGTGTGAGTGCTAGTAGGGGTTTTGTGTTTCAGTCGGGTTGGGTTTCTGTTCCGGGTTCTGCGGCGATGCTCCACCTGAACGTGAAGGCGGAACCCGACCCGAGATTTGTTTTCCAGTTTGACGGGGAGCCCGAGTGTAGTCCGCAAGTGTTTCAGGTCAACGGGAATGTTAAGCAGCCGGTTTTCTCCTGTAAATTCAGTTTTAGAAACTGCGGAGATAGGGCCCTGAGATCCAG ATCTTCATTTTCAGAATCGAGCACATCAAGGAAATGCTTTAGTGGATCTGAGGGTAAAGAAAAGGCTGTTAAAGAGCGAAAAGGATGGTCCATCACCATCCATGATCTTTCTGGTTCGCCTGTGGCGGCGGCATCAATGGTGACCCCATTTGTGCCCTCGCCGGGGAGTGATAGGGTGAGCCGGTCAAACCCTGGGGCCTGGCTCATTCTCCGGCCCGGCGACGGCACTTGGAAGCCCTGGGGCCGCCTTGAGGCTTGGCGGGAGTGTTCCGCCGGAGATTCCATCGGGTTCCGGTTTGAGCTCATCCCGGACGGCGCCACGGACACGATAACGCTGGTGAAATCTTCAATCTGCCTGAAAAATGGCGGAAAGTTCAGCATAGATATCGCTAATGGAGCTACCCCGTTGACCAGTCCCAATAGCAGCTTTGACTTTAGCTTGGGGTCCGGGTCTGACCTCGGATCCGCCCCCGGATCCGGGTCGTGGGCCTGCCCCTTCTACGGCGGATTCGTTATGTCGTCCACCGTCGGCGGCGACGGGAAATGCTGCAAGCCGGAGGTGGAAATCGGGGTGCAGCACGTGACCTGCGCCGAGGACGCCGCCGCCTTCGTGGCTTTATCCGCCGCCATGGATCTTAGCGTCGACGCTTGCCGGTCATTCTCTCAAAAGCTCCGGAAAGAACTGAGGCAATCGGATCAAGAATGA